A stretch of DNA from bacterium:
AATTGGAACAAACGAGCTCAGCACAATTACTTGTTGCATGAGCCCCTGTTTGCTTAACTGGGCGCATCTCATAAAGATGAACGGGAATTCCTTGATGAGCAAGAGTAAGCGCCGCTTCGCTCCCTGAGAGACCAGCTCCGATAATGGTAACTGGGGTTTTCATTTGAGATCAAAGAGAAGAAATTCCGCATCTTCTTCGGCCGCTATTTTAATATATTCTTCGTTTATAATAGAGAGCGCATCGCCCTTTGAAAGAAGGATATTATCAACACTGATAACTCCACTAATAGCCTGCACCCAAACACCGCGCCCTTTTTCGATGCGATGTTCAACCGCATGGCTACCACCCAAGAGCGAAGCGTAAATATAGGCATCTTGATGAATTTTTACGGTTCCTTCGTGCCCCTGAGGAGAGGCTACTAAACACAAACGATTGTGTTTTTGCTCTGGATTGAATCTTATTTCTTCATAGCCGGGCTTTAAACTTTGTTGGTTGGGTAAAATCCAGATTTGCAAAAGATGCACGGGTGATTCTTGCGAGTTATTAAACTCGCTATGCGTAACACCGGTACCCGCCGTCATGCGTTGTACATCGCCGGGTTTAATGACCGAACCGTTACCCATGCTATCTTTATGGGCCAGTTCGCCGGAGAGCACATAGGTCACAATTTCCATGTTTTGGTGAGGATGGGTGGGAAAACCCGCCCCGGGAGCCACTACGTCTTCGTTAATGACGCGCAAGGTTTTAAAGCCCATGTGTTTGGGATCAAAATACTCACCAAACGAAAAAGTATGGTACGAATCGAGCCATTCGTTTTTAAAATGACCTCTTTCACTTGCTTTACGTATTTGCATAAAGACCTCTAGATTTGAAACAGCCAGGTAAAT
This window harbors:
- a CDS encoding pirin family protein, which encodes MQIRKASERGHFKNEWLDSYHTFSFGEYFDPKHMGFKTLRVINEDVVAPGAGFPTHPHQNMEIVTYVLSGELAHKDSMGNGSVIKPGDVQRMTAGTGVTHSEFNNSQESPVHLLQIWILPNQQSLKPGYEEIRFNPEQKHNRLCLVASPQGHEGTVKIHQDAYIYASLLGGSHAVEHRIEKGRGVWVQAISGVISVDNILLSKGDALSIINEEYIKIAAEEDAEFLLFDLK